Proteins encoded by one window of Pseudomonas sp. PSKL.D1:
- the ribH gene encoding 6,7-dimethyl-8-ribityllumazine synthase → MTLKTIEGTFIAPKGRYALVVGRFNSFVVESLVSGAVDALVRHGVSESDITIIRAPGAFEIPLVAQKVAQQGEYDAIIALGAVIRGGTPHFEYVAGECTKGLAQVSMEFGVPVAFGVLTVDSIEQAIERSGTKAGNKGAEAALSALEMVSLLAQLEAK, encoded by the coding sequence ATGACCCTGAAGACCATCGAAGGTACCTTCATCGCCCCCAAAGGTCGCTATGCTTTGGTGGTTGGCCGCTTCAACAGCTTCGTCGTCGAAAGCCTGGTAAGCGGTGCCGTTGATGCCCTGGTACGCCACGGTGTCAGCGAAAGCGACATCACCATCATCCGTGCCCCGGGCGCGTTCGAAATCCCGCTGGTTGCGCAAAAAGTCGCCCAGCAAGGTGAATACGACGCGATCATCGCACTGGGCGCCGTGATCCGTGGCGGTACCCCGCACTTTGAATACGTGGCGGGCGAATGCACCAAGGGCCTGGCCCAGGTGTCCATGGAGTTCGGTGTTCCGGTGGCCTTCGGCGTACTGACCGTCGACTCCATCGAGCAAGCCATCGAGCGCTCCGGCACCAAAGCCGGTAACAAAGGTGCTGAAGCTGCCTTGTCCGCTCTGGAAATGGTCAGCCTGCTGGCGCAGTTGGAGGCCAAGTGA
- the ribBA gene encoding bifunctional 3,4-dihydroxy-2-butanone-4-phosphate synthase/GTP cyclohydrolase II, with translation MALNSIEELVEDIRQGKMVILMDDEDRENEGDIIMAAECCLPEHINFMAKHARGLICMPMTRERCETLKLPLMAPRNGSGFGTKFTVSIEAAEGVTTGISAADRARTVQAAAAKDAKADDIVSPGHIFPLMAQPGGTLARAGHTEAACDLARMAGFEPSGVICEVMNDDGTMSRRAELEVFAAEHGLKIGTIADLIHYRMIHERTVQRVSEQPIESELGQFNLVTYRDAVEGDVHMALTLGKICAEEPTLVRVHNMDPLRDLLMVKQPGRWSLRAAMSAVADAGSGVVLLLGHPLDGDVLLAHIRESAGDAPTKAPTTYSTVGAGSQILRDLGVRKMRLMSSPMKFNAISGFDLEVVEYVPSE, from the coding sequence GTGGCGCTCAACAGCATCGAAGAACTGGTTGAAGACATCCGCCAGGGCAAAATGGTCATCCTCATGGATGACGAAGACCGCGAAAACGAAGGCGACATCATCATGGCAGCCGAATGCTGCCTGCCTGAGCACATCAATTTCATGGCCAAGCACGCCCGTGGCCTGATTTGCATGCCGATGACCCGCGAGCGCTGCGAAACGCTGAAACTGCCGCTGATGGCCCCGCGCAACGGCTCGGGCTTCGGCACCAAGTTCACCGTGTCGATCGAAGCCGCCGAAGGCGTCACCACCGGCATTTCCGCTGCAGACCGCGCCCGCACCGTGCAGGCTGCCGCCGCCAAGGACGCCAAGGCAGATGACATCGTCAGCCCTGGCCACATCTTCCCGTTGATGGCCCAGCCCGGCGGCACTCTGGCCCGCGCCGGCCATACCGAAGCAGCCTGCGACCTGGCGCGCATGGCAGGCTTTGAGCCGAGCGGCGTGATCTGCGAAGTGATGAACGACGACGGCACCATGTCGCGCCGCGCAGAACTGGAAGTATTCGCGGCCGAGCATGGCCTGAAGATCGGCACCATCGCCGACCTGATCCACTACCGCATGATCCACGAGCGTACCGTTCAGCGGGTTTCCGAACAGCCGATCGAAAGCGAACTGGGCCAGTTCAACCTGGTGACCTACCGCGACGCGGTGGAAGGCGACGTGCACATGGCCCTTACCCTGGGCAAGATCTGCGCCGAAGAGCCGACCCTGGTGCGTGTGCACAACATGGACCCGCTGCGTGACCTGCTGATGGTCAAACAGCCCGGCCGCTGGAGCCTGCGCGCCGCCATGAGCGCCGTGGCAGACGCTGGCAGCGGCGTAGTGCTGCTGCTGGGCCACCCGCTGGACGGTGACGTGCTGTTGGCACATATCCGCGAAAGCGCGGGTGATGCACCGACCAAGGCGCCGACCACCTACAGCACCGTCGGTGCCGGTTCGCAGATCCTGCGCGACCTCGGTGTGCGCAAGATGCGCCTGATGAGTTCGCCGATGAAGTTCAATGCGATATCCGGATTCGATCTGGAAGTTGTAGAATACGTGCCCTCCGAGTGA
- a CDS encoding riboflavin synthase — protein MFTGIIESIGTIRSLTPKGGDVRVYVETGKLDLGDVKLGDSIAVNGVCLTAVELPGDGFWADVSVETLKRTAFIDLKSGSKVNLEKALTPTTRLGGHLVSGHVDGVGEIISRSDNARAIQFRVRAPKELAKYIAHKGSITVDGTSLTVNEVNGAEFELTIVPHTLSETIMADYRAGRRVNLEVDLLARYLERLLLGDKAAEPSKGSGITESFLAANGFLKS, from the coding sequence ATGTTCACCGGCATCATCGAATCCATCGGCACCATCCGCAGCCTCACCCCCAAAGGCGGTGACGTGCGCGTGTATGTCGAAACCGGAAAGCTCGACCTGGGCGACGTCAAGCTCGGCGATAGCATCGCCGTCAATGGCGTGTGCCTGACCGCCGTCGAGTTGCCGGGCGATGGCTTCTGGGCCGACGTCAGTGTCGAAACCCTCAAGCGCACCGCTTTCATCGACCTCAAGAGCGGCAGCAAGGTCAACCTTGAGAAAGCCCTGACCCCCACCACCCGCCTGGGCGGCCACCTGGTCAGCGGCCACGTCGACGGTGTCGGCGAAATCATCTCGCGCAGCGATAACGCCCGCGCCATCCAGTTCCGCGTGCGTGCGCCCAAGGAGCTGGCCAAGTACATCGCCCACAAGGGTTCGATCACCGTCGACGGCACCAGCCTGACGGTAAACGAGGTCAATGGCGCCGAATTCGAGCTGACCATCGTCCCGCACACCCTGTCCGAAACCATCATGGCCGACTACCGAGCAGGGCGTCGGGTAAACCTTGAGGTCGACCTGCTGGCCCGTTATCTGGAGCGTTTGCTGCTGGGTGACAAGGCTGCAGAGCCGAGCAAGGGCAGTGGCATCACCGAAAGCTTCCTGGCCGCCAACGGCTTCTTGAAATCCTGA
- the ribD gene encoding bifunctional diaminohydroxyphosphoribosylaminopyrimidine deaminase/5-amino-6-(5-phosphoribosylamino)uracil reductase RibD, whose protein sequence is MPSQAAILDAHYMARALELARKGAYTTHPNPRVGCVIVRDGEVVGEGWHVRAGEPHAEVHALRQAGERARGACAYVTLEPCSHHGRTPPCAEALVKAGVARVVAAMQDPNPQVAGNGLRRLAEAGIEVASGVLEAEARALNPGFLKRMEHGLPFVRAKLAMSLDGRTAMASGESQWITGPAARSAVQRLRARASVVLTSAASVLMDNARMTVRGDELGLDPETTALALTRTPLRVLIDGRLRLPLEAPFFQAGPALVVTAMGVDPRYTAAGHELLSLPGSDGRVDLPALLQALAARGVNEILLEAGAGLVGAFAQQGLIDEYQLFVAGTFLGSQARPLLDWPMSAMGQAPRLKITEMRAVGDDWRVTAIPLPAPGV, encoded by the coding sequence ATGCCCAGCCAAGCCGCGATTCTCGACGCCCATTACATGGCCCGTGCCCTGGAACTGGCGCGCAAAGGCGCCTACACCACCCATCCCAACCCGCGTGTAGGGTGTGTGATTGTTCGTGATGGCGAAGTGGTCGGTGAGGGCTGGCACGTGCGCGCTGGTGAGCCGCATGCCGAAGTGCATGCCCTGCGCCAGGCAGGTGAGCGTGCGCGTGGCGCCTGTGCCTACGTAACGCTCGAGCCCTGCAGCCACCACGGCCGTACGCCACCGTGTGCCGAAGCGCTGGTAAAGGCGGGCGTGGCGCGTGTGGTGGCAGCCATGCAGGACCCCAACCCGCAAGTCGCCGGCAATGGCCTGCGGCGCCTGGCCGAGGCCGGCATCGAGGTGGCCAGCGGCGTGCTCGAAGCCGAAGCCCGCGCACTCAACCCCGGTTTTCTCAAACGCATGGAACATGGCCTGCCATTCGTCCGCGCCAAACTGGCCATGAGCCTGGATGGCCGTACCGCCATGGCCAGTGGCGAAAGCCAATGGATTACCGGCCCCGCCGCCCGCTCGGCGGTGCAGCGCCTGCGCGCCCGCGCCAGCGTGGTGCTGACCAGCGCTGCCAGCGTGCTGATGGACAATGCCCGCATGACCGTGCGCGGCGACGAGCTTGGCCTGGACCCAGAGACAACCGCCTTGGCTCTGACACGCACGCCTCTGCGCGTGCTGATCGATGGCCGTCTGCGCCTGCCGCTGGAGGCGCCATTCTTCCAGGCCGGCCCGGCATTGGTGGTGACCGCCATGGGAGTAGACCCGCGTTACACCGCTGCAGGCCACGAACTGCTGAGCTTGCCGGGCAGTGATGGCCGCGTCGACCTGCCTGCCTTGCTGCAAGCCCTGGCGGCCCGTGGCGTTAACGAAATTTTGCTGGAAGCCGGTGCCGGCCTGGTGGGCGCGTTCGCTCAACAGGGGCTGATCGACGAGTATCAGTTGTTTGTCGCCGGTACCTTCCTCGGCTCTCAGGCTCGCCCGCTGCTGGACTGGCCGATGAGCGCGATGGGCCAGGCACCACGCCTGAAAATCACCGAAATGCGCGCAGTGGGCGATGACTGGCGGGTCACGGCCATCCCTCTGCCAGCACCCGGCGTATAA
- the nrdR gene encoding transcriptional regulator NrdR: MHCPFCGANDTKVIDSRLVAEGEQVRRRRECVACGERFTTFETAELVLPRLIKQDGTRQPFDEDKLRAGMQRALEKRPVSVERLEAALAHIKSRLRATGEREVKSLVVGELVMAELRKLDEVAYIRFASVYRRFQDLDEFREEIERLAREPAKE, from the coding sequence ATGCACTGTCCCTTTTGCGGTGCCAACGACACCAAGGTCATCGACTCGCGACTGGTCGCCGAGGGCGAACAGGTGCGCCGCCGCCGCGAGTGCGTCGCCTGCGGCGAGCGTTTCACCACCTTTGAAACCGCTGAACTGGTTTTGCCCCGGTTGATAAAGCAGGACGGCACCCGCCAACCTTTCGACGAAGACAAACTGCGTGCCGGCATGCAGCGCGCGCTGGAAAAGCGCCCGGTCAGCGTCGAACGCCTGGAAGCTGCGCTGGCGCATATCAAAAGCCGATTGCGCGCCACGGGCGAGCGAGAGGTCAAGTCGCTGGTGGTTGGCGAGTTGGTGATGGCCGAGCTGCGCAAGCTCGATGAAGTCGCCTACATTCGCTTCGCTTCCGTGTACCGACGCTTCCAGGACCTCGACGAGTTCCGCGAAGAAATCGAACGCCTGGCCCGCGAGCCGGCTAAAGAGTGA
- a CDS encoding YbaY family lipoprotein: protein MHLRALVVLCCATLLAACGSDQPKPQQAPAPAPAKVAKRAEPLGPLPAYQRELSGTLVNIPAGADVELALLVIDERDRPQQLLASSALTGTGQDLPYQLRFNPEAFPAGARVELRGRASNSGQLIMHLPPVRIVQAQTQATGPLRFEKAP from the coding sequence ATGCATCTACGAGCGCTCGTCGTGCTGTGCTGCGCCACCCTGCTTGCCGCCTGTGGCAGCGACCAGCCAAAGCCTCAGCAGGCCCCTGCCCCCGCCCCCGCCAAAGTGGCGAAAAGGGCCGAGCCACTGGGCCCGTTACCCGCCTACCAGCGAGAGTTGAGCGGCACTTTGGTCAACATTCCAGCCGGTGCCGACGTTGAGCTGGCCCTGCTGGTGATTGATGAGCGCGATCGCCCGCAACAATTACTGGCCAGCAGTGCCCTGACTGGCACCGGCCAGGATCTCCCTTACCAACTGCGTTTCAACCCCGAAGCCTTCCCGGCCGGCGCCCGCGTCGAACTGCGTGGCCGCGCCAGCAACTCGGGGCAACTGATCATGCACCTGCCCCCCGTGCGCATCGTGCAGGCCCAGACCCAGGCTACCGGGCCGCTGCGGTTCGAGAAGGCGCCGTAA
- a CDS encoding class I SAM-dependent methyltransferase: MAPLALQQALSGLIGEARLVVSELPECELKLWLIDDQNMDRAFSSEETRRILEEPPYWSFCWASGLAMARYLAKHPEWVAGKRVLDFGAGSGIAGIAAARAGAVEVVACDLDPLALQACRANALLNDVTLGYSEDFFAEADRFDLILVADVLYDRANLPLLDAFLSRGRQALVADSRVRDFSHPQYRQLGVLDALTLPDLAEPHEFRRVSLYHASREPL; encoded by the coding sequence GTGGCGCCGCTTGCCTTGCAACAGGCCCTCAGTGGCCTGATCGGCGAAGCACGGCTTGTGGTGAGCGAGCTGCCAGAGTGTGAGCTCAAGCTGTGGCTGATTGATGACCAGAACATGGACCGTGCCTTCAGCAGTGAAGAAACGCGGCGCATCCTCGAAGAGCCGCCGTACTGGAGCTTCTGCTGGGCCAGCGGCCTGGCCATGGCGCGCTACCTGGCCAAGCATCCTGAGTGGGTGGCGGGCAAGCGGGTACTCGACTTTGGCGCGGGCTCAGGTATTGCAGGCATTGCCGCAGCCCGCGCCGGGGCTGTAGAAGTGGTGGCATGCGACCTTGACCCGCTGGCATTGCAGGCCTGCCGGGCCAACGCCCTGCTGAATGACGTAACGCTAGGTTACAGCGAAGATTTTTTTGCCGAGGCCGACCGCTTTGACCTGATCCTGGTTGCGGATGTGCTGTACGACCGCGCCAACCTCCCCTTGCTGGATGCCTTCCTCAGCCGTGGCCGGCAGGCCTTGGTGGCCGATTCGCGGGTGCGTGATTTCAGCCACCCACAGTACCGGCAACTGGGCGTGCTCGACGCCTTGACCCTGCCAGACCTCGCCGAGCCGCACGAATTCCGCCGGGTCAGCCTGTACCACGCCAGCCGCGAGCCTTTATAG
- the trxA gene encoding thioredoxin, producing MSQETPYIFDATDATFQQLVIENSFHKPVLVDFWAEWCAPCKALMPLLAKIAEGYQGELLLAKINCDVEQQVVAQFGIRSLPTVVLFKDGQPVDGFAGAQPESAIRAMLEPHVQMPAAPAASPLEQAKALFAESRFAEAEALLKALLAEDNSNPEALIYYARCLAERGELGEAQVVLDAVKTDEHKAALAGAKAQLTFLRQAASLPEVADLKSRLAQNPQDDEAAYQLSIQQLARQQYEAALDGLLKLFQRNRAYENGLPQKAMLQVFELLGSDHPLVSVYRRRLSSAMF from the coding sequence ATGAGTCAAGAGACGCCCTACATTTTCGACGCCACCGATGCCACCTTCCAGCAACTGGTGATCGAGAACTCTTTCCACAAGCCGGTGCTGGTCGACTTCTGGGCTGAATGGTGCGCGCCGTGCAAGGCGTTGATGCCGCTGCTGGCCAAAATTGCCGAGGGTTATCAGGGCGAGTTGCTGCTGGCAAAAATCAACTGCGACGTGGAACAGCAAGTGGTTGCCCAGTTCGGCATCCGCAGCCTGCCGACCGTGGTGCTGTTCAAGGACGGCCAGCCGGTGGACGGTTTTGCCGGTGCCCAACCCGAGTCGGCCATCCGCGCCATGCTCGAACCGCACGTGCAAATGCCCGCTGCCCCTGCAGCTTCGCCGCTGGAACAGGCCAAGGCGCTGTTCGCCGAAAGCCGTTTTGCTGAAGCCGAAGCGCTGCTCAAGGCACTGCTGGCAGAAGACAACAGCAACCCGGAAGCACTGATTTACTACGCACGCTGCCTGGCAGAGCGTGGTGAGTTGGGTGAGGCTCAAGTAGTGCTTGATGCGGTGAAGACCGATGAGCACAAAGCCGCGCTGGCTGGCGCGAAGGCTCAGCTTACCTTCCTGCGCCAGGCGGCCAGCCTGCCGGAAGTTGCCGACCTGAAAAGCCGGTTGGCGCAAAACCCCCAGGATGATGAAGCGGCTTATCAGTTGAGCATTCAACAATTGGCGCGTCAGCAGTATGAAGCGGCGCTGGATGGACTGTTGAAGCTGTTCCAGCGCAACCGTGCCTATGAGAACGGGCTGCCGCAGAAGGCCATGCTGCAGGTGTTCGAGTTACTGGGTAGTGATCATCCGTTGGTTAGCGTGTATCGCCGGCGGTTGTCTTCAGCGATGTTTTGA
- a CDS encoding DUF3322 domain-containing protein, whose product MRIRGTIGDWPVDLTIELEPAEWAQLGRQVELPAAAQVASAPAAVSPRQDDGQWTAARELLRQAGQMSGPELLERLEGLAGSTAAGKRLLVRLRHSSDVKVESGVDAPVYHWLG is encoded by the coding sequence ATGAGAATTCGCGGAACGATAGGTGACTGGCCGGTGGACTTGACCATCGAGTTGGAGCCGGCAGAGTGGGCGCAGCTTGGCCGGCAGGTCGAGTTGCCTGCAGCAGCGCAGGTTGCGTCCGCGCCAGCGGCAGTATCACCACGTCAGGATGATGGGCAGTGGACGGCGGCGCGGGAGCTGCTGCGCCAGGCGGGGCAGATGAGCGGGCCTGAGTTGCTGGAGCGCCTGGAAGGGCTGGCGGGCAGTACGGCGGCGGGCAAGCGGTTGCTGGTGCGGTTGCGGCACAGCAGTGATGTGAAGGTGGAAAGCGGCGTGGATGCGCCGGTTTATCACTGGCTTGGATGA
- a CDS encoding DUF2796 domain-containing protein — protein MRRLLLALPFALLPLAAAHAHDDHDHDHAHGTLGAHEHGVAKLNAVLDGNTLELELDSPAMNLVGFEHAASTDADKAKVAAVRQQLEQPLNLFGLAAAAGCKEDAQELESPLFGDAAKDDDGDKHEHQHSDINAHYQLNCSAPEKLAQIDLAPLFKAFPATQKINVQLIGPNGQKGVETSPAKAVVAF, from the coding sequence ATGCGCCGCTTGTTGCTCGCCTTGCCCTTTGCCCTGCTGCCCCTGGCTGCGGCCCATGCCCACGATGATCACGACCATGACCATGCCCACGGCACGCTCGGCGCCCATGAGCACGGCGTAGCCAAGCTCAATGCCGTGCTGGACGGCAACACCCTGGAGCTTGAGCTGGACAGCCCGGCGATGAACCTGGTCGGTTTCGAGCACGCAGCCAGCACCGATGCTGACAAAGCCAAAGTTGCAGCCGTGCGCCAGCAGTTGGAACAACCGCTGAATCTGTTTGGCCTGGCGGCGGCTGCAGGTTGCAAGGAAGACGCCCAGGAGCTGGAAAGCCCGCTGTTCGGTGATGCTGCAAAAGATGATGACGGCGACAAACATGAGCATCAGCACAGTGATATCAACGCCCACTACCAGCTGAACTGCTCCGCCCCGGAAAAACTGGCCCAGATCGACCTGGCCCCGCTGTTCAAAGCCTTCCCGGCCACCCAGAAAATCAACGTGCAACTGATCGGCCCGAACGGCCAGAAAGGCGTGGAAACATCCCCAGCCAAGGCCGTGGTCGCGTTCTGA
- a CDS encoding ATP-binding cassette domain-containing protein, producing the protein MNQPLIELQNLVFAWPGQPPLLDIPAFRLESGEALFLKGPSGSGKTTLLGLLGGVNLPGQGTIRLLDQELGALGQGARDRFRVDHTGYIFQQFNLLPFLSVRENVELPCRFSRSRAERAMRRHGSVDRAASELLAHLGLNDTALLARRADSLSIGQQQRVAAARALIGQPELVIADEPTSALDADTREAFIQLLFAECRAAGSSLLFVSHDQSLAPLFDRHVSLAELNRAAKPREA; encoded by the coding sequence ATGAACCAGCCGCTGATTGAACTGCAGAACCTGGTGTTTGCCTGGCCAGGCCAGCCGCCACTGTTGGACATCCCCGCCTTCCGCCTGGAAAGCGGGGAAGCCTTGTTCCTCAAGGGCCCGAGCGGCAGTGGCAAAACCACGCTGCTGGGCTTGCTCGGCGGCGTCAACCTGCCTGGCCAAGGCACCATCCGCCTGCTTGACCAGGAGCTGGGCGCGCTGGGGCAAGGCGCACGCGACCGCTTCAGGGTCGACCACACGGGCTACATCTTCCAGCAGTTCAACCTGCTGCCGTTTCTTTCGGTACGTGAAAACGTCGAGCTACCCTGCCGCTTCTCACGCAGCCGAGCCGAACGCGCGATGCGGCGCCATGGCAGTGTCGACCGGGCAGCCAGCGAACTGCTGGCCCACTTGGGCCTGAACGACACTGCCTTGCTGGCACGCCGCGCCGACAGCCTGTCGATCGGCCAGCAGCAACGTGTAGCTGCCGCCCGAGCCCTGATCGGCCAGCCAGAACTGGTAATCGCCGACGAGCCGACCTCGGCGTTGGATGCCGATACCCGTGAAGCCTTCATTCAGCTGCTCTTCGCCGAATGCCGGGCAGCCGGCTCCAGCCTGCTGTTCGTCAGCCATGACCAGAGCCTGGCACCGCTGTTCGACCGCCACGTGTCCCTTGCCGAGCTCAACCGCGCTGCCAAGCCCCGGGAGGCCTGA
- a CDS encoding ABC transporter permease yields MYLLRLALASLANRRFTAFLTAFAIALSVCLLLAVERVRTEARASFASTISGTDLIVGARSGSVNLLLYSVFRIGNATNNIRWDSYQHYAQDPRVKWAIPISLGDSHRGYRVMGTTGDYFSHYQYGRRQNLEVSQGRAFADDPFEVVLGAEVAEALHYKLGDKLVLAHGVAAISLVKHDDKPFTVVGVLKRTGTPVDRTLHISLAGMEAIHVDWHNGVPARGAGRISAEQARTMDLQPTAITAFMLGLNNKIATFSLQREINEYRNEPLLAILPGVALQELWSLMGTAEQALFVVSLFVVLTGLIGMLTAILTSLNERRREMAILRSVGARPWHIAGLLVLEALALATAGIVAGLGLLYGGIALAQGYVQANYGLYLPLAMPSAHEWTLLAIILGAALLMGSVPAWRAYRQSLADGLSIHL; encoded by the coding sequence ATGTACCTGCTTCGCCTTGCCCTGGCCAGCCTGGCCAACCGCCGCTTTACTGCTTTTTTAACGGCCTTTGCCATTGCCTTGTCGGTGTGCCTGCTGCTGGCCGTCGAACGCGTGCGCACCGAAGCCCGCGCCAGTTTCGCCAGCACCATCAGCGGCACCGACCTGATCGTCGGCGCCCGCTCGGGCTCGGTCAACCTGCTGCTCTATTCGGTGTTTCGCATCGGCAACGCCACCAACAACATCCGCTGGGACAGCTATCAACACTATGCTCAGGACCCCCGGGTGAAATGGGCGATTCCCATTTCGCTGGGCGACTCCCACCGCGGCTACCGGGTAATGGGCACCACGGGCGACTATTTCAGCCATTACCAGTACGGGCGCAGGCAAAATCTTGAAGTGAGCCAAGGGCGAGCCTTTGCCGACGACCCGTTTGAGGTAGTACTGGGCGCCGAAGTGGCTGAAGCCTTGCATTACAAGCTTGGCGACAAGCTGGTATTGGCCCACGGCGTAGCAGCCATCAGCCTGGTCAAGCACGACGACAAACCCTTCACCGTGGTCGGCGTGCTCAAGCGCACCGGTACGCCCGTGGACCGCACGCTGCACATCAGCCTTGCAGGCATGGAAGCCATTCACGTCGACTGGCACAACGGGGTACCGGCGCGCGGTGCAGGGCGCATCAGCGCCGAACAGGCACGCACAATGGACCTGCAGCCCACCGCCATTACCGCTTTCATGCTCGGCCTGAACAACAAGATCGCCACCTTCAGCCTGCAGCGCGAGATCAATGAGTACCGTAACGAACCACTGCTGGCGATTCTGCCGGGGGTGGCGCTGCAGGAGCTGTGGAGCCTGATGGGCACCGCCGAGCAGGCATTGTTCGTGGTATCGCTGTTCGTGGTGCTGACCGGGCTGATCGGCATGCTCACGGCCATCCTCACCAGCCTGAACGAGCGACGCCGGGAAATGGCGATTCTGCGCTCGGTCGGCGCACGCCCCTGGCACATCGCGGGGCTGCTGGTGCTTGAGGCGCTGGCATTGGCCACGGCGGGCATCGTGGCCGGGCTCGGCCTGCTGTATGGCGGTATCGCGTTGGCGCAAGGCTATGTGCAAGCCAACTACGGCCTGTACCTGCCGCTGGCCATGCCAAGCGCGCACGAATGGACGTTGCTGGCTATCATCCTCGGCGCGGCGCTGCTGATGGGCAGCGTGCCGGCCTGGCGTGCCTATCGGCAGTCGCTGGCCGATGGCCTGTCGATTCACCTTTGA
- a CDS encoding DUF3299 domain-containing protein, whose translation MLRALLVLMFVIAAPAWAAEPRELDWPALIPEGAPVIPPQLAPLHDMSQLSNALSAESAPPARQQAPDAPVVKGLDGQQIKLPGYIVPLEVSEEGRTTEFLLVPYYGACIHVPPPPSNQIVHIFSEMGVRVEDLYQPYWIEGKMQVRASSSELADAGYQMEAEKIYAYELK comes from the coding sequence ATGCTGCGCGCGCTTTTGGTACTTATGTTTGTAATCGCCGCCCCTGCCTGGGCGGCTGAACCCCGCGAACTCGACTGGCCAGCGTTGATCCCCGAGGGCGCGCCGGTCATCCCGCCGCAACTGGCGCCACTGCACGACATGTCGCAACTGAGCAACGCACTGTCCGCGGAGTCGGCGCCGCCCGCCCGCCAGCAGGCCCCCGACGCGCCCGTGGTCAAAGGCCTGGACGGCCAGCAGATCAAGCTGCCCGGCTACATCGTGCCGCTGGAGGTGAGCGAAGAAGGCCGCACCACCGAGTTTCTGCTGGTGCCCTACTACGGCGCCTGCATCCACGTGCCGCCACCACCTTCGAACCAGATCGTGCACATCTTCAGCGAAATGGGCGTGCGCGTCGAAGACCTGTACCAGCCTTACTGGATCGAAGGAAAGATGCAGGTTAGAGCCTCCAGCAGCGAGCTGGCCGATGCCGGTTACCAGATGGAAGCCGAGAAAATATACGCTTATGAGCTGAAGTGA
- a CDS encoding OmpW/AlkL family protein — MNKSLLGASLVALALAAPAAHAYQAGDMILRAGAITTAPNESSGDLKFDGNKVSGTKATLDSDTQLGLTFAYMLTDHIGLELLAATPFKHTVGVKGLGGGLDGKLADIKQLPPTLSLQYYPMEPNSRFQPYAGVGINYTLFFDEDLSSARKEQGFSNLKLQDSVGIAGQLGMDYMLTDNLLINASVWYMDIDTKASVNGPTALGYSKTKVDVEVDPWVYMVGLGYKF, encoded by the coding sequence ATGAACAAGTCCTTGCTCGGTGCCTCACTCGTGGCCCTTGCGCTCGCCGCCCCTGCCGCTCACGCCTACCAGGCGGGAGACATGATTTTGCGCGCAGGCGCCATCACCACCGCCCCGAACGAAAGCAGTGGCGATTTGAAGTTCGACGGCAACAAGGTGTCGGGCACCAAGGCAACCCTGGACAGCGATACCCAACTGGGCCTGACGTTCGCCTACATGCTCACCGACCACATCGGCCTTGAGCTGCTGGCGGCCACGCCGTTCAAGCACACTGTGGGCGTCAAGGGCCTGGGTGGCGGCCTGGATGGCAAGTTGGCAGACATCAAGCAACTGCCGCCGACCCTGTCGCTGCAGTACTACCCGATGGAGCCGAACTCGCGCTTCCAGCCTTATGCGGGCGTGGGCATCAACTACACCCTGTTCTTTGACGAAGACCTGAGCAGCGCGCGCAAAGAGCAAGGCTTCAGCAACCTGAAGTTACAGGACTCGGTCGGCATCGCCGGGCAATTGGGTATGGACTACATGCTCACCGACAACCTGCTGATCAACGCCTCGGTCTGGTACATGGACATCGACACCAAGGCCAGCGTCAACGGCCCGACTGCGCTGGGCTACAGCAAGACCAAGGTCGACGTGGAAGTCGACCCATGGGTATACATGGTAGGGCTTGGTTACAAGTTCTGA